Proteins encoded by one window of Cannabis sativa cultivar Pink pepper isolate KNU-18-1 chromosome 4, ASM2916894v1, whole genome shotgun sequence:
- the LOC115713012 gene encoding protein SIEVE ELEMENT OCCLUSION B has product MEANMVGLPKHEKNIASSFLRQGRSNRAHTGGVADDTELGRKILATHESNERGFYVKPVLAVIGVIFNRASEDIFKFTQGSITQWDIAVTDEKVVDLPTRVISAISLEIYSKCSAGVDVHTIVLDVLQLVKHYSWEVKVLLVLVTLMITFGKFRLVVQNYTTNPLPKAIAILKQLPEILEHLHDLKPTLDALFVLIGEIIDTTNKLVEFYDLPEIIAVDANVPTVVYWTIRSIVVASTQMFSLTGSLPIDLLTESWELSSLAHKLNNIKRLHLVELLERCLTIMQEKRDEEAFRELERIFTTPHLDNTRALSTLFHYKDGQPALYDCYLKRKVATEELSNKTVALFITDMNLNLQRGQEYKILERIYQQKKHSPMKMDSHYEIVWVPIVDNWDEDKLILFETLRNQMEWHSIDHHSVVSTVVRRYIKEKWNFNKKPILVVIDKQGAVVHHDATNMICIWGNTAYPFTINREKLLWEEMRWSIDLLIDNLEPNLNAWIQEGRHICLYGGEDMEWIRDFTIAAKKVARDAGISLEMVYVGKSQIKERVVSTIIDTIHKENLSRTLDRDHINYFWLRLMRMLESKRQLAKFDNTTHDHILEGITVILSYDSSDYTKGRWAVMSKDIGTMVRSKGTHMLKALTEHRLWIPRQQEIGFVPALDEYLKDHVQPHEPHHCTSLVLPSTGALPDVMKCCDCGRLMETYTLFRCCLE; this is encoded by the exons atggAGGCTAATATGGTTGGACTACCCAAGCACGAGAAGAACATTGCTTCAAGTTTTCTTAGACAGGGTCGCTCGAACCGTGCACACACTGGCGGCGTAGCCGACGACACTGAGTTGGGAAGAAAAATCCTTGCCACACATGAATCCAATGAGCGTGGTTTTTATGTCAAGCCTGTTCTGGCTGTCATTGGTGTCATATTCAACCGTGCAAGTGAAGACATTTTTAAATTTACACAG GGCTCGATTACACAATGGGACATTGCTGTGACTGATGAAAAGGTGGTTGATCTTCCAACAAGGGTCATTAGTGCAATTTCCCTCGAg ATATACAGTAAGTGCTCGGCTGGTGTAGATGTGCACACAATTGTCCTAGACGTATTGCAGCTAGTCAAGCACTACAGCTGGGAAGTGAAGGTGTTACTAGTTTTGGTAACTTTAATGATCACTTTTGGTAAGTTCAGGCTTGTTGTTCAGAACTACACAACTAATCCACTCCCAAAAGCAATTGCTATTCTTAAACAATTGCCTGAAATATTGGAGCATCTACACGATCTGAAACCAACACTTGATGCACTCTTTGTTCTTATTGGCGAAATTATCGACACAACCAACAAACTTGTCGAGTTTTATGATCTCCCTGAGATTATTGCTGTTGATGCTAATGTTCCCACTGTTGTTTATTGGACCATCCGAAGCATAGTCGTTGCTTCAACTCAGATGTTCTCCCTCACTGGCTCCTTACCAATCGA TCTCTTGACAGAGTCATGGGAGCTGTCTTCCTTGGCTCACAAACTCAACAACATCAAAAGGCTTCACCTTGTTGAGCTACTCGAACGTTGCTTAACAATCATGC AGGAGAAAAGAGATGAAGAAGCATTCAGGGAGCTTGAACGTATTTTCACAACACCACACCTTGACAACACAAGGGCTTTGTCTACTTTATTCCACTACAAGGATGGCCAGCCAGCACTCTATGATTGCTACCTCAAGAGAAAG GTTGCCACAGAGGAATTGAGCAACAAGACTGTAGCCTTATTCATTACAGATATGAATCTCAATCTCCAACGTGGGCAAGAATACAAAATCTTGGAACGAATTTACCAACAAAAGAAGCATAGCCCCATGAAAATGGATAGTCACTACGAGATAGTTTGGGTACCAATTGTTGACAATTGGGATGAAGATAAACTCATTCTCTTTGAGACACTAAGAAATCAAATGGAATGGCACTCGATTGACCATCATTCGGTGGTGTCAACGGTTGTAAGAAGGTACATCAAAGAGAAATGGAACTTCAACAAAAAGCCAATTCTTGTGGTTATAGACAAACAAGGTGCTGTTGTGCACCATGATGCTACCAACATGATATGCATTTGGGGAAACACTGCCTACCCTTTTACCATCAATAGAGAAAAATTATTGTGGGAGGAGATGAGATGGTCCATTGATCTTCTCATTGACAACCTCGAGCCTAATTTGAATGCTTGG ATTCAAGAGGGAAGGCACATTTGCCTGTATGGAGGTGAAGATATGGAGTGGATCAGGGATTTCACAATAGCTGCAAAAAAGGTGGCAAGAGATGCTGGGATCAGCCTAGAGATGGTTTATGTGGGAAAGAGCCAAATTAAGGAGAGAGTTGTGTCGACCATTATTGACACAATCCACAAAGAGAATTTGAGCAGAACTCTTGACCGTGACCACATTAATTACTTTTGGTTAAGGTTGATGAGAATGTTGGAATCTAAGCGTCAACTGGCCAAGTTTGACAACACAACTCATGACCACATACTGGAAGGGATCACTGTGATTTTAAGCTATGACTCTAGTGATTACACCAAAGGAAGGTGGGCTGTTATGAGTAAGGATATTGGTACTATGGTTAGGAGCAAAGGGACACACATGCTCAAAGCCTTGACTGAGCACAGACTTTGGATTCCGCGGCAGCAGGAGATTGGGTTCGTCCCTGCTTTAGATGAGTATCTCAAGGACCATGTCCAGCCCCACGAGCCACACCACTGCACCAGCCTCGTTCTGCCTTCCACTGGTGCCTTGCCTGATGTCATGAAGTGCTGCGATTGTGGCCGCCTAATGGAGACTTACACTTTGTTCCGCTGCTGCCTAGAATGA